From the genome of Mucilaginibacter paludis DSM 18603:
CTGCGCCCGGTTAGAAAATGCCGTTACCTCGGCCGAGGCTTGCGCCATATTGGTGCCCTCGTAAAAGGTGAGTTTAATTAAAGTTAAACCCTGAATGTTTTTGGTTTCGATACTTTTAACGCCGGACACATATAACAGCAAGTTAACGTACTGCTTACCAAAGTAAGCCTCCATCTGGTTGGGTGTATAGCCGCCGTAAGGGTGCGAAATGTAAATTACCGGCAGATTGAGATCGGGGAAAATATCTACCTTAATATTGCGTACGGCGTTTATACCAAAAAAGAATACCCCCGCTACAATAACCAGTATGGTAATTGGCTTTCTTAATGCACTTTTAATTAAACCCATATTATTAAATACTCAAAATGTAAGGATTAGCGGCCCAGGGCCAAACACTAAAATTCGTTAATAAATATCCCGAAATCGCCGTTTGAGGCCGCTTTATAAAGCAAGGCCTGCCAAACATTATTGTAGGCTATATAACGATCTGTTTCTGCACGGTTAAGGGCATACAAAGCTTGCGTAACATCTACAATGGTGGTTAATCCATTTTTATAGAGTACGCTTTTCTGTAAAAACGCATCCGATGCGGCTTTGTAACCTACCGGTGCCTCGCGGTAATTTCTAAGCGCGTTTTCTATCCTGGTTTCTGCCAGCAGCGCCTGGTTTCTCAAATTCTGATCAACTACATCGTACTCGTTTTTTAAACCTAAGGAGTTGTACTGCTGGGCTTCCACTTGCTGGTGTACCCGCAAAGGGCTGGTTAAGTTCCATATCATCCCGATGCCAAATAAATAGTTGCCTCTTGTAGGGTTTACGCCGGCGCCATAGTTTGAGCTATAATCGTTAAGGTTGTTTACCCCGTAGCCCGATCCAAAGCCGCTACCACGCCCCTGCATAATTCCAAAGACGGAGAAAGTAGGATAGCTGAATGTTTTATAGTACTTAGCAAGGGCGTCGCTGTAGTTTATCCGGTTTTGATAAAACTTCAGTACAGGATGATCTTCCGGTTTGAAGCGCGATTGCGGATCAATCGCCTTAGGTATCGTAGTGACAAATAAACTGTCCAGGTTAAAATTCTGGGCCGTGATGCCCAACAGCTGTGCCAGCTGGCTGGCCTGCGTCTGTTCAAAATCGCGGGCATTTGTGAGGGCAATTTTGGCGCTCGATACTTCAGCATTAGCCAAGGATGAATCTACGCCCGCATTCAGGCCGTTTTTGGCCCTCAATACAACCACCTTTAGTATTTCGCCGGCCCGATCCAGATTTTTTTGCTGCGCCCGGCTTAGCTGCTGGGCCGCTAACAAATTGAGGTAAGCGGTAGATACCCGTATCTCGTGCTGAAACTGCTCCTGTGTAAGGTCGGCCTGATCACGATTCAACGAAGCCTGCGCTACTTTAACTTTACCACGCGCTTTACCGAACGAGAAAAAATCCCAGTTGATATTGGCCAGGTATAATGAACCAAAAGCGGCGTTCCAATTTTGGTTGGGCAACGTAGGCCCTGATGAGGAAACACTCAAACCGCGGTAACCATAGGATGGACCAAACTGACTGTTAATGGTTCCGTAATCCTGCTGGGCGGAGATGTTAAGATCGGGCAGTTGCTCACGGCGATTCTCTTTAACATTTGATACCGACGCACTAACGTAGTTGGCCTTTGCCTTGATAGTACCGTAGTTATTTAACCCGGTTTGGATAGCATCTTTTAAGGTGAGTACTTTTTGTTGGCTGCTTGCCGTTAATCCACAAAGCATTAATACGACAGCTAAACATATATTACGTTTTTTTAACATGCAGAATAAATTATTTTCGGATTGACGACGCAAAT
Proteins encoded in this window:
- a CDS encoding TolC family protein; amino-acid sequence: MLCGLTASSQQKVLTLKDAIQTGLNNYGTIKAKANYVSASVSNVKENRREQLPDLNISAQQDYGTINSQFGPSYGYRGLSVSSSGPTLPNQNWNAAFGSLYLANINWDFFSFGKARGKVKVAQASLNRDQADLTQEQFQHEIRVSTAYLNLLAAQQLSRAQQKNLDRAGEILKVVVLRAKNGLNAGVDSSLANAEVSSAKIALTNARDFEQTQASQLAQLLGITAQNFNLDSLFVTTIPKAIDPQSRFKPEDHPVLKFYQNRINYSDALAKYYKTFSYPTFSVFGIMQGRGSGFGSGYGVNNLNDYSSNYGAGVNPTRGNYLFGIGMIWNLTSPLRVHQQVEAQQYNSLGLKNEYDVVDQNLRNQALLAETRIENALRNYREAPVGYKAASDAFLQKSVLYKNGLTTIVDVTQALYALNRAETDRYIAYNNVWQALLYKAASNGDFGIFINEF